The Oscillatoria acuminata PCC 6304 genomic interval TCACCTTTGAGTGTGAAACCGGCAACTATCATACCTTTTGCCCGATTAGCTGCGTGGCGTGGCTTTACCAGAAGATAGAAGATAGTTTCTTTTTAGTGATTGGCACGAAAACCTGTGGTTATTTCCTCCAAAATGCGATGGGGGTAATGATCTTCGCCGAACCTCGCTATGCAATGGCGGAGTTGGAAGAGGCAGATATTTCGGCCCAGTTGAACGATTATGAAGAGTTAAAGCGGTTGTGCTTACAAATTAAGCGCGATCGCAACCCTAGCGTCATCGTCTGGATCGGTACCTGCACCACCGAAATTATCAAAACCGACCTAGAGGGTCTCGCACCCAAACTAGAAGCGGACCTCGGCGTTCCCATCGTCGTAGCGCGTGCCAACGGCTTAGATTATGCCTTCACCCAAGGCGAAGATACCGTATTGGCGGCAATGGTCCAACGTTGTCCCGATAAAGTCGAAAAAGAGGAAGAAAAGCAAGAACGCAACGCCATCCAGAAACTGCTCAACTTCGGGAAGCAAAAAGAAGAAGTGGTGGCAGAAGAAGCGGAATATGCGAATCATCCTCCGTTGGTGCTGTTTGGGTCCTTACCCGACCCCGTGGTAACGCAACTCACCCTAGAACTGAAGAAACAAGGGGTGAAAGTTTCGGGATGGTTGCCATCCAAGCGCTATACCGAACTCCCGGCAGTTGCCGAAGGGGACTATGCCTGTGGCGTTAACCCCTTCCTCAGTCGCACCGCTACGGCATTCATGCGCCGCCGGAAAGCCAAACTGATTGGAGCACCCTTCCCGATCGGTCCCGACGGCACCCGCGCCTGGATCGAAAAAATCTGTTCCGTCTTCGGCATCGAACCCGTCGGATTAGAAGAACGGGAAGCCCAAATCTGGGCCAGTTTGGAAGATTATATCCAACTGATTCGCGGTAAATCCGTCTTCTTCATGGGAGATAACTTACTAGAAATCTCCCTAGCGCGGTTCCTAATTCGTTGCGGCATGACTTGCGCGGAAATTGGCATCCCCTATCTGGATAAACGCTACCAAGGACCGGAACTCGCCTTGTTAGAAAAAACCTGCCACGAAATGGGAGTTCCCTTGCCGAAAATTATCGAAAAGCCCGATAATTACAACCAATTGCAACGGATTCACGAAGTGAGACCGGATCTCGTCATCACCGGAATGGCCCACGCCAATCCCCTAGAAGCACGAGGAATCAGCACTAAATGGTCAGTGGAATTTACCTTCGCCCAAATTCACGGATTCACCAACGCCCGGGATATTTTAGAGTTAGTAACTCGTCCCATGCGTCGGAATAATTCCATGAAAGACCTAGGTTGGGACCGCTTAGTGAAAGAAGAAGCCCAAGTATAATCTAGGAACATTCATCACTTAAGAAAAGGGTGGGCATGAGTCCACCCTTTTTATTGTGTTCCTTCCGATGTTCGTAGTAACGATTTCAGTCGTCCTCTTCTTCATGTTTGTAGTAATACGGAATTTCGCAATACTGATAAGTCTAGAAAAACAACCGGCATCAAGCGGTATGTGTAGGGGCGCAATGCTTGCGCCCTTGGTTGGGCGCAAGCATTGCGCCCCTACAATCCGTTTTTATAGACCTTTAAATACCGTATGGAGTATAATATCATGTTTGCTCCATCACCCACAGTGACCTAACCCCCCAACCCCCTTCCCTGCAAGGGAAGGGGGAGAAGAGGAAGAAATGTTTTTTAGGTTAATCTACCGGACTTGATATAACGATTGAAATCGTTTTTTAATTGTTATCCTGTAGAATTAATTCAGGAATTGCGTTAGAGATTTTTCAAATAAATTCATTAATTTTCCCACAAAATCACGGTTCAAATTTATCCTCAAACAACCAAGTCTGTTGGCGATTATCCCAAACTAAATTAATCCGACTTTTCGGGTCATTAACAATGATTCCATCATGCATCAAATATTGTAACTGCACATCAATAATCGCCTCTCGTTCCGTCTGGGCGATCGACCGCACACTGAGCACCCGAATCTCTGCCACACTCTCCCACCAGTCCACATAATCCGCAAATGTACTCGCCTTGCTTTTAAAATTAGGAGACAGCTTACTCCAAGTTGTATCATACTGCCGTTGATTCAGATTGGCATAATGATTTCTAATAAATTGTTTGGGGTTCGGTTGCTCAATTAATCGAATCGGATCGGGTGTGGGTTGCGCTTGCGGTGAGTTCCTCTCAACCTCCGGCACAGCATTAACCGCTTCTGGGGGTGGGGATGGTTCAGTTGGGATGACATTGGATGAAGTCGTTGCCGGTTGGGGTCGAGAAATCCACAGTCCGACGAAGACAAAAACACCGATGATTGTCCCCATAATCGCCGCCTTTTGCCAATCGCCTAAACTGGAAGATTGATCAACAGGGAGTGGCGTGGGAGTAGACGCGACACCAACCGAAACAGGTGGAACCGAATGAACAGGGGGTGGCGATGAGATCGTCGGGGGTATCGCATAACCGGGTAGCGGAGATGGATTTAACGCATCTAACATTTCTCGGGCGCTATGAAAGCGATCGCGGGGATGGGACATAATCACCTTGTCCAAAACCGTTGCTAAACCTGGACTAATTCTCGGTGCATATTGCCTCCAAATAATCTCCCCCGTCCGGGAATCCGATTGTAATTCCTGGGGCCATTTTTCCGTCAACAAAAAAATCGCTGTCAACCCCAAACTATACAAATCACTGGAAAACAACGGGCGTCCTGCTGCCTGTTCTGATGGCATAAATCCCGGAGTTCCAATCACAATGGAACTGTTCCCATTTCCCGAGGAATTCATCACCGTCCCCATTGTTTCTTTAACTGCGCCAAAGTCAATCAAGATAGGAATTCCATCACCCCGGTGCAACATAATATTATCCGGTTTAATATCTCGATGGACCATCCCTTGACTATGCACAAATTCTAACACTGGCAGCAAACTGAGCAGGATTTCGCGGACCGAACTTTCGCTCAATTTCCCCTGATTTGCCACCCGATTGGTCAGGGTTTCCCCTTCTATCCATTCTTGAACCAGATAAAACTGACTCTGTTCTTCAAAGTAAGCATATAACCGAGGAATTTGTCGGTTCCCTTCTCCTAATGCTTCTAAAATTGCAGCTTCTCGTGCAAATCTTTCAT includes:
- a CDS encoding serine/threonine-protein kinase; translation: MNKLTLLNNRYRIIRELGSGGFGETFIAEDTQMPSERRCVVKQLKPVTANPQIFQLINERFAREAAILEALGEGNRQIPRLYAYFEEQSQFYLVQEWIEGETLTNRVANQGKLSESSVREILLSLLPVLEFVHSQGMVHRDIKPDNIMLHRGDGIPILIDFGAVKETMGTVMNSSGNGNSSIVIGTPGFMPSEQAAGRPLFSSDLYSLGLTAIFLLTEKWPQELQSDSRTGEIIWRQYAPRISPGLATVLDKVIMSHPRDRFHSAREMLDALNPSPLPGYAIPPTISSPPPVHSVPPVSVGVASTPTPLPVDQSSSLGDWQKAAIMGTIIGVFVFVGLWISRPQPATTSSNVIPTEPSPPPEAVNAVPEVERNSPQAQPTPDPIRLIEQPNPKQFIRNHYANLNQRQYDTTWSKLSPNFKSKASTFADYVDWWESVAEIRVLSVRSIAQTEREAIIDVQLQYLMHDGIIVNDPKSRINLVWDNRQQTWLFEDKFEP
- a CDS encoding ferredoxin:protochlorophyllide reductase (ATP-dependent) subunit N — translated: MTVAPSEALTFECETGNYHTFCPISCVAWLYQKIEDSFFLVIGTKTCGYFLQNAMGVMIFAEPRYAMAELEEADISAQLNDYEELKRLCLQIKRDRNPSVIVWIGTCTTEIIKTDLEGLAPKLEADLGVPIVVARANGLDYAFTQGEDTVLAAMVQRCPDKVEKEEEKQERNAIQKLLNFGKQKEEVVAEEAEYANHPPLVLFGSLPDPVVTQLTLELKKQGVKVSGWLPSKRYTELPAVAEGDYACGVNPFLSRTATAFMRRRKAKLIGAPFPIGPDGTRAWIEKICSVFGIEPVGLEEREAQIWASLEDYIQLIRGKSVFFMGDNLLEISLARFLIRCGMTCAEIGIPYLDKRYQGPELALLEKTCHEMGVPLPKIIEKPDNYNQLQRIHEVRPDLVITGMAHANPLEARGISTKWSVEFTFAQIHGFTNARDILELVTRPMRRNNSMKDLGWDRLVKEEAQV